A genomic window from Tenebrio molitor chromosome X, icTenMoli1.1, whole genome shotgun sequence includes:
- the LOC138139613 gene encoding uncharacterized protein isoform X5, translating into MASNKKIVLNDISLIDHHIQCIIRSGLLLDDDLAYVQVCYDSRFYYCNDKRFPFYQKWAGAISLISSLLIIQKKYPISYIPLCAAPVIIVGVKHLIESLCHRKRRNNMEMLIQSISDNTKLNRMIYEYFQYRKDASESTATIINPYTQRIEDFIHNIFLQEIYVFENFKMCMSLLDAYVPDLKDRYNYLEDEFFEHLRVFDVKNMNDCVIYMQKLRNIYILITSHCLTCLAVTLCPDKWNEYNYNVDEILDIIVTKMKDISRDCYIKTKKMFDDVKYYNLSRTEFKMDCKLPKPDTDSKLYASVSRTMMHISEILEKSQVILTKLQKGGMQPAEKEQLIDCIGALCREVYNFHESLDVLHKLYEIKTHRSKPVAQIEQELRNDTSLVLESACDNKEVNPNANEPNSDDEEYETYVAASDVPPAATSSTTHYEEEQERRRLASLLSQELKHKLKTDSRFVAARKKRGITDEKPETEIEKGTIDEEPQASKTEKGFINNEPGTSRIEKPKILASPPPPPPLPPVNLGPHGDGVELPPRNSFLEAILKAASKDRNTVEEVFDFSGETEEQASDK; encoded by the exons ATGGcttccaacaaaaaaatagttttaaatGATATTTCA ctGATTGATCACCATATTCAATGTATCATAAGATCTGGACTGCTCTTGGATGACGACTTAGCATATGTTCAAGTATGTTATGATAGCAGATTCTATTATTGCAACGACAAGCGGTTCCCGTTCTATCAGAAGTGGGCTGGGGCAATTTCTTTAATTAGTTCCTTATTAATTATACAGAAAAAATATCCAATATCATATATTCCACTTTGTGCTGCACCAGTAATTATAGTTGGTGTAAAGCATTTAATAGAATCACTGTGCCATCGAAAGCGTAGAAACAACATGGAGATGCTAATCCAGTCAATTTCTGACAATACAAAGCTGAATCGCATGATATATGAATATTTTCAGTATAGAAAGGATGCAAG TGAATCAACTGCTACCATAATCAACCCTTATACGCAAAGAATTGAGGACTTCATTCATAATATCTTCTTACAAGAGATTTATGTTTTCGAAAACTTTAAAATGTGTATGAGTCTATTAGATGCTTACGTTCCTGATTTGAAAGATCGTTATAATTACCTCGAAGATGAGTTTTTTGAACACTTGAGAGTTTTTGATGTGAAAAATATGAATGATTGTGTTATTTATATGCAA AAACTCAGAAACATTTATATATTAATTACATCACATTGTTTGACATGTTTGGCTGTTACTCTATGTCCTGATAAATGGAATGAATATAATTATAACGTTGATGAAATATTAGACATAATTGTGACTAAGATGAAGGACATATCTAGAGATTGTTATattaaaacaaagaaaatgtttGATGATGTAAAGTATTATAACCTCAGTAGAACTGAATTTAAAATGGACTGTAAACTGCCTAAGCCTGATACTGATTCAAAATTATATGCAAGTGTGTCTAGAACAATGATGCACATATCAGAAATCTTGGAAAAGTCCCaagttattttaacaaaattacaaaag gGCGGCATGCAACCGGCTGAAAAAGAACAATTGATTGATTGCATTGGTGCACTTTGTCGTGAAGTTTACAATTTTCATGAATCCTTGGATGTTTTACATAAATTGTACGAAATTAAAACGCATCGTTCGAAGCCAGTGGCTCAGATAGAACAGGAATTAAGAAATGATACTTCACTGGTGTTAGAGTCGGCGTGTGATAACAAAGAAGTAAATCCTAATGCAAACGAACCCAACAGCGACGATGAAGAGTATGAAACATACGTTGCAG CAAGTGACGTACCTCCCGCCGCCACTAGCTCTACTACTCATTATGAAGAAGAGCAAGAAAGGCGTCGATTAGCTTCTTTGTTGAGTCAGGAATTGAAACACAAGTTAAAAACTGATAGTCGATTTGTTGCTGCAAGAAAGAAAAGAGGAATT ACTGATGAAAAACCCGAGACTGAGATTGAGAAAGGAACT attGATGAAGAACCTCAAGCTTCAAAGACTGAGAAAGGATTT atCAATAATGAACCTGGAACTTCACGAATTGAG aAGCCCAAGATTTTAGCGTCACCACCACCTCCACCGCCGTTGCCCCCAGTTAATTTGGGCCCGCATGGAGATGGTGTCGAGTTACCTCCA CGTAATTCCTTTTTGGAGGCTATTCTCAAAGCTGCTTCCAAAGATCGTAACACCGTAGAAGAAGTATTTGATTTTTCTGGCGAGACTGAGGAGCAAGCCAGTGATAAATAA
- the LOC138139613 gene encoding uncharacterized protein isoform X4, with the protein MASNKKIVLNDISLIDHHIQCIIRSGLLLDDDLAYVQVCYDSRFYYCNDKRFPFYQKWAGAISLISSLLIIQKKYPISYIPLCAAPVIIVGVKHLIESLCHRKRRNNMEMLIQSISDNTKLNRMIYEYFQYRKDASCSESTATIINPYTQRIEDFIHNIFLQEIYVFENFKMCMSLLDAYVPDLKDRYNYLEDEFFEHLRVFDVKNMNDCVIYMQKLRNIYILITSHCLTCLAVTLCPDKWNEYNYNVDEILDIIVTKMKDISRDCYIKTKKMFDDVKYYNLSRTEFKMDCKLPKPDTDSKLYASVSRTMMHISEILEKSQVILTKLQKGGMQPAEKEQLIDCIGALCREVYNFHESLDVLHKLYEIKTHRSKPVAQIEQELRNDTSLVLESACDNKEVNPNANEPNSDDEEYETYVAASDVPPAATSSTTHYEEEQERRRLASLLSQELKHKLKTDSRFVAARKKRGITDEKPETEIEKGTIDEEPQASKTEKGFINNEPGTSRIEKPKILASPPPPPPLPPVNLGPHGDGVELPPRNSFLEAILKAASKDRNTVEEVFDFSGETEEQASDK; encoded by the exons ATGGcttccaacaaaaaaatagttttaaatGATATTTCA ctGATTGATCACCATATTCAATGTATCATAAGATCTGGACTGCTCTTGGATGACGACTTAGCATATGTTCAAGTATGTTATGATAGCAGATTCTATTATTGCAACGACAAGCGGTTCCCGTTCTATCAGAAGTGGGCTGGGGCAATTTCTTTAATTAGTTCCTTATTAATTATACAGAAAAAATATCCAATATCATATATTCCACTTTGTGCTGCACCAGTAATTATAGTTGGTGTAAAGCATTTAATAGAATCACTGTGCCATCGAAAGCGTAGAAACAACATGGAGATGCTAATCCAGTCAATTTCTGACAATACAAAGCTGAATCGCATGATATATGAATATTTTCAGTATAGAAAGGATGCAAG TTGTAGTGAATCAACTGCTACCATAATCAACCCTTATACGCAAAGAATTGAGGACTTCATTCATAATATCTTCTTACAAGAGATTTATGTTTTCGAAAACTTTAAAATGTGTATGAGTCTATTAGATGCTTACGTTCCTGATTTGAAAGATCGTTATAATTACCTCGAAGATGAGTTTTTTGAACACTTGAGAGTTTTTGATGTGAAAAATATGAATGATTGTGTTATTTATATGCAA AAACTCAGAAACATTTATATATTAATTACATCACATTGTTTGACATGTTTGGCTGTTACTCTATGTCCTGATAAATGGAATGAATATAATTATAACGTTGATGAAATATTAGACATAATTGTGACTAAGATGAAGGACATATCTAGAGATTGTTATattaaaacaaagaaaatgtttGATGATGTAAAGTATTATAACCTCAGTAGAACTGAATTTAAAATGGACTGTAAACTGCCTAAGCCTGATACTGATTCAAAATTATATGCAAGTGTGTCTAGAACAATGATGCACATATCAGAAATCTTGGAAAAGTCCCaagttattttaacaaaattacaaaag gGCGGCATGCAACCGGCTGAAAAAGAACAATTGATTGATTGCATTGGTGCACTTTGTCGTGAAGTTTACAATTTTCATGAATCCTTGGATGTTTTACATAAATTGTACGAAATTAAAACGCATCGTTCGAAGCCAGTGGCTCAGATAGAACAGGAATTAAGAAATGATACTTCACTGGTGTTAGAGTCGGCGTGTGATAACAAAGAAGTAAATCCTAATGCAAACGAACCCAACAGCGACGATGAAGAGTATGAAACATACGTTGCAG CAAGTGACGTACCTCCCGCCGCCACTAGCTCTACTACTCATTATGAAGAAGAGCAAGAAAGGCGTCGATTAGCTTCTTTGTTGAGTCAGGAATTGAAACACAAGTTAAAAACTGATAGTCGATTTGTTGCTGCAAGAAAGAAAAGAGGAATT ACTGATGAAAAACCCGAGACTGAGATTGAGAAAGGAACT attGATGAAGAACCTCAAGCTTCAAAGACTGAGAAAGGATTT atCAATAATGAACCTGGAACTTCACGAATTGAG aAGCCCAAGATTTTAGCGTCACCACCACCTCCACCGCCGTTGCCCCCAGTTAATTTGGGCCCGCATGGAGATGGTGTCGAGTTACCTCCA CGTAATTCCTTTTTGGAGGCTATTCTCAAAGCTGCTTCCAAAGATCGTAACACCGTAGAAGAAGTATTTGATTTTTCTGGCGAGACTGAGGAGCAAGCCAGTGATAAATAA